The Verrucomicrobiaceae bacterium DNA window CATCCTGGCCGGGGTGCGCTATCAGGATGGCGAGTTCGAAACGCAGTCCCGCCTGAGCGTGATCCGGCCGACCTTTGCGGGCGGCTTCATGACTCCGGCCTTCGAGAGGACGGACGTGGTCGATTTCCAGCGCCTGAGCCTTTACGCCTATGATTACTGGCAGCCGAGGCCCTGGCTCACGCTCATCGGCGGCGTCTCATGGGACCGCATCGACCACCCGCTGAACTTCCGCAATCCACCCACGAGCGGTGCGCAGACACAAAACGAACGTGTCTCGGCCAAGGCAGGTTTCATCTTGAATCCCTCGCGCTGGGTGCAGGTGCGCGGTGCCTTCACGCAGGGGATCGGCGGTGTGACGTATGATGAAAGCGTGCGGCTGGAGCCGGTGCAGATCGCGGGCTTCAATCAAAGCTACCGCACCGTGCTCTCGGAGAGCCTTGCGGGCTCGGTGGAGACGCCGCGCTTTCAAAACATCGGCCTCAGCATCGAGGGCAGCCTGCCCACGAAGACCTGGTGGGGCATCACGGGCAACATCATCGAGCAGGAGGTCGATCGCACCGTGGGTGCCTTCACCGGCTTCTCGCCCGGCGTGTTTCCCATCGAGCCCGCCTACTTTGCCAGCAGCACGCGGCAGAGCCTGTCGTATCGCGAGGAGTCGCTGCAATTCACGCTGAACCAGCTCGTCGGCAGACGCTGGGCGCTCGGCGGGCTGTATCGCGTGACGCAATCGGAGCTGCGCACGACACTGCACGACCTCGTGGCCTTCGGCTCACCCAACGGCGTGCTGCACGACCGCGCCACGCTGCATGAGCTGGGTCTCTCCGCGAACTACAACTCCCCACGCGGCTTCTTCGCCCGCGTGGAAGCGAATTTATTCGCTCAAAGCCTGCGCGATGATCCAAACTCCGGCCTCGCCCCGCGCGGCGGCGACCGCTTCTGGCAGTTCAACGCCTTCGCCGGCTACCGCTTCCACCGAAACCTCTGCGAGCTCAGCGCCGGCGTGCTGAACCTCACGGGACAAAACTACCAGCTCAGCCCCTTGAACCCGTGGTCGGACATTGCCCGCGAAAGGACGTTTGTGCTGAGGTTTAGGCTGAGTTTTTAGAAGCAGCGAAGAGCGTCGAGTCAGAAAATTGCCACGCACAATGCTCTCTTCCCTTTTTTTGCGGCGGAGTGTAACATGAGCGAATTTACTGGGTATCCCACCCTAGGAAGCTCTTTTCACCTTTATGTCCTGCCTGTTTTTCCACCCACGCCTGCACGCCTTCGCCTTGATGCTGGCCGCCCTGTGCGCCTGCACCCCAGCCAGCATGGCGCAGGTTTATGAAAAAGTCTTCAGCTTCTCCGATGCGCGGGCTGAGGAGTCGGCTAATACCCCATATTCGGGAGCATCTCCGAATAGCGTGGTGCAGGGCAGTGATGGGGATTTTTATGGCACCACCTATGAAGGTGGGGCGTCAAACTTTGGCACGGCTTTCAAAATGACGCGCACAGGAGTCTTCACGACTCTGATCCAGTTCACGGGCAACGTGGGGCCTAGTAAAGGAAGTCGGCCAAGTGGCGGGCTTCTACAGGGCAGCGATGGGAATTTCTATGGCACGACTCAGAACGGCGGCGCATCGGGCATGGGCACGGTATTCAAGATGACAGCATCTGGTGTGCTCACAACGCTGGTGGAGTTTACGGGCAATGGATCGATCAATAAAGGGAGAAGTCCTTTTGCTGGCCTGTTACAGGATAGTTTAGGAAATTTTTATGGCACAACCTATGGTGGGGGAGCTTTCGACAGAGGTACTGTATTCAAGATGACGCAAAACGGCCTACTGTCGACACTGGTGGAATTCACAGGCAACGGGACAAACAACAAAGGTAGCACCCCTCAGTCTGCCCTGGTTCAGGGCAGCGACGGGAATTTTTACGGCACTACTGAAGGCGGCTCGTCTAATCTCGGGACAGTCTTCAGGATAACGCCTGGCGGGGTCTTGACGACGCTGGTGGAGTTCACCGGTGCCGGGACAAACAATCGGGGAAGTCACCCTCAGGATGCCTTGGTTTTGGGCAGCGATGGGAATTTTTACGGAACTACCCAAACCGGTGGAATTGGTTTCGTAGCAGGTATCAGTTACTCAGGTTACGGCACGGTATTCAAGATGACGCCAGCCGGGGTGCTGACGACGCTAGTGGAGTTGACGGACAGCGGGGCTACAAACAAGGGGCGTGCTCCTTCTTCTTCCTTGATGCAGGCTAGCGATGGGAATTTCTATGGCACGACTAGCCATGGTGGTTCAGGCTTCGGAACGATCTTCAAAATGACGCCAGCTGGCATGCTGACAACACTCGTGGCATTCGGGGGGACGAACAAAGGAGTATATCCTCGTGCTCATCCTTTTCTGGTGCAGGGCAGTGATGGGAATTTCTATGGCACTACGCATAGTGGTGGTAGGACCGATCTAAACGGCGGCAATGGCTTCGGCACCGTATTCAGTATGACGCCAGCAGGGGTTCTGAAGACGCTGGTAGCGTTTGCTGGCGGAAGTCCCAACAAAGGGAGCAAACCGTTCGCTGGCCTCGCTCAGAACACCGACGGGAATTTCTTTGGAACGACCTTCGAGGGGGGCGCGACACGTGCCGGTACGGTGTTTAAGATGACGCCAGGCGGCGAGCTAACGACGCTGGTGGCCAGCGGGAGCAATTCTCTTGGTGTCTTGGCGCGTGGCATCGACGGTAGCTTTTACGGCACGACTCTCCTCGGCGGAAATGGATATGGTTCAGTCTTCAAAATGACACCCGCAGGAGGGCTGACGACGCTGGTGGGGTTTCAGATGCCTGGCAGCTCTATGGGCTGGTCTCCTCGCGCCGGAGTGGTGCAAGGCAGTGATGGAAATTTCTATGGTACAACCTCTCGGGGAGGGGGGGACGATTTCGGTACGGTTTTCAAGATGACTCCTTCGGGGGGCTTACTACGCTGGTGGAGTTCACAGGAAACGGGACGACAAACAAGGGTAAGTACCCATATGCTGGTTTGGTACAGGGCAACGATGGCAACTTCTATGGCACGACTTCCGACGGCGGAAATGGCAATGGCACGGTTTTTAAGATGACTCCTGCCGGGGTGCTGACGACGCTGGTGGAGTTCACGGGAAATGGGGCGGGGAGCAGTCCTCAGTCTTCCTTGGTGCAGGGCAGCGATGGCAACTTCTATGGCACGACTCATTACACGAACTATTTAAACGGCAATGGCACGTTATTCAGAATGACGCCTGCTGGGGCGCTTACTACTCTTATCCAGTTCACGGGTAATGGAGCGACGAACAAGGGGAAGTATCCGGACGGCGGTTTGATGCAGGACAGCGACGGCACCTTCTACGGTACGACCTATAATGGCGGTGCATCTGACTTCGGCACTGTTTTCAAGATGACCGCAGCCGGTGTGCTTACAACGCTGGTCGAGTTTGCCGCTTCCGAAGAGGGGCATCCAAACGCGGCGCTGCTTCGCGGTCTCGACGGCAATCTTTACGGCACCACGAGCGGCCCGGATGGAAGCATCTATCGGCTGATCCTTCCAGGAGCACCCCTGGTCTCCATTTCGAATGTCCCACCCGAAGGGAGCACAAGTGCAGTCGTGGAGGCGAAGATCAACGCACGTGGGGCAGCGACCATTATTTCGCTCGAATACGGAACCGACGGCGTGACATTCTCCAGCCCGATGACCGTCGCGAGCAATTTGACCGGGTTTCAATCCAAGCTGGTCGGTTCTACTTTGGTGAGTCTCACACCAGGCAGACTCTACTACTACCGCTTCCGCGCAGTGAGCAGCGCGGGGACGACAGTCAGTCCGGTGGCGAGCTTTTTCACGCTGGTGGGTCCGACTGTGACCACCACGTCAGCAAGCGCATTGGCACCGACAAGTGCACGCTTCAATGGCACGGTGAACGCGGGGAACTATGACAGTACGGTGATCTTCGAGTGGGGCACGGATGGAAATCTCTTTCCGAATCAAGTCCCTTCTGAGCCGGGAACAGTAACAGGAAGCACGGCAGTTCCAGTGAGCGTGCCAGTTGCAGGTCTGGTCAAAGGCACAACTTACTACTATCGCATCATCGCTACCAATGCTGCAGGCACTGTCGTCAGCGGCACTCAAAGCTTTCGCACTTTGACGGAGCCGACGGCGGTGATCGGCGGGAACTTCGCGCTGACGACGACAAGCGTTCGGGTGGAGGGCAGCGTGAACGCGCAGGGCAGCGACAGCAGCGTGGTCTTTGAGTATGGCACGGATGGTGTGAGCTTCCCCAACAGCGTGGCGGCCACTCCGGGCACGGTAACAGGGCAGAGCAGCTCGCCGGTGTCAGCAGTGCTCACGACGCTCTCACAGGGAGCGACGTATCACTACCGCATCCGGGCGACGAGTGCGGGCGGTGTGGGCACAAGCAGCAGTGCTTCTTTTTCCATGAACGTGCTCTCCGGCTTTGCGCAGGTGTTCCCAAATGCGCCATCGGAGTCGGAAGGCTTCCTTACGGTGAATCTGAATCCAGGCGGGATTCTGCACGGTTGGCGTTTTGTGGGTGAACAGCAATGGAGAGCCTCCGGCGTGCCAGTGGGTGGATTGACCACCGGGGATCGGGCTGTGGAGTTCAGGCCTGTGCCGGGTTATATCCATCCTCCGACAGAGCCACTGGTGAGCATTACCAGCGGTGGTGCGGCAAGGATACTGGAACGGGATTATTTTGAAACGGCCACGACAGGCAGCGGCGGACTCAGCGTGATCTTGAAACCCGATAGCATCACCACCGGCACAGGCCGTGCGCAGTGGCGGCTGCTGGGCGAAAGCGATGCACAGTGGCGTGACAGTGGAGCCACTCTGAGCGGCCTGATCCCCGGCAACTACCTTATCGAGTGCAAAGGCGTCAATGAACGGAGCACTCCGACCAACACCAACGTCACCCTCAGCGACGGCCAGACCGCTTCGCCAACCATCACCTACTTCCTGGCAAGCACTGCCACAGGTTCGCTACCCAGTGTGCTTGCCTATGAAACGGTGAGCACAGACACCACCAAGCCCTATGCCTATGTTGGCCAGATACGCAGTAACGTGGGACTAAGCAGTGGATTCGCCGTCAAGGAGCGTGTCGTGGCTACCGCCGCGCATGTCGTGTGGGATGATGGCACGCTCACCGCCGCGCAGGGGCTGCAATGGTTGTTTCAGCGGCATCGTGGCACCTATGAGCCGGAGCCAGTCATCCCACGGGGCTTTTACATCGTCACAGGCTACGACGCACAGCGCAGGCTCGAAGCCACGCCCGGCAGCTTCTCCCCGCAGGCACGCAATCTCGATGTCGCGGCCATGTATTTCCTCACCGAAGCCGCACGCACTGGCTACAGCGGCTTTCTGGCCAGTGACCTCAATGCCAATGAGTTTCTGCTCTCCAATGCCAACAAAATGCTCGTCGGTTACCCCATCGACGGAGTCGCCAGTGGCAGTCAGGGACGCATGCATGCCACCACGCCGGGCAACATCCTTTTCAATGCCGTGGGTAGCACAGCGGACATCAACCGCGTCTTCCTCACCACCGGCATACGCAGCACGGGCGGAGCCAGCGGTGGGCCGCTCTGTGTGCAATTTGAAGGCGGGAATTACTATCCAGCCGCCATCTACCTCGGCGGCACTGAACAAACCATCGTGCGCGCCATCGACAGCACGGTGATCGACCTCTTCACCCGCGCAGGACTCAGTAGTATCGACGACCTACCCCACACCAGTGGAGGCATCACGCATAGCAGTGTCAGCAATATCAGCAGCACATCGTCAGGCTCGATTCGAGTGCTCATCGAGCCTGTAGCCGCTCGCACAGGCGGAGCAGGCTGGCGGCTGGCTCCTGAGACGAGTTACCGTATCAGCGGAGCACAGCGCAGCAACCTCAGCCCTGGTAACTACATCCTGCAAATGCTCCCCGTCGCCGGGTTTGACACTCCAGCAACGCAAACCGTCGCTCTCACGGCAGGTCAGCTTAACACCTTTACCTACACTTACGCGGCTCCTTTGACCCCGCTAGAAACCTGGCGTCAGACCCACTTCGGCAGTACAGCGAACAGCGGCAATGGCGCGGACACCTTCGACTTCGATGGCGATGGCTTCACCAATGCCCAGGAATACGCCGCAGGCACGAACCCGACGCTCAGCGGCGACTTTTTCAAAGTCACCGACAGCCAGCGCAGCGGCGGTAACTTCAGCGTGAGCACCTCGGGCAAGGCAGGTCGCACCTACACGCTCCAACGCAGCACAAACCTGACGTTCTGGATAGCCGTGGGCAGCCCGCAGGGGCCGCTCGCCAGTGATGGGGCAGTGACTTTGCAAGATGCGGCGATGCCGAATGACGCGGCTTTTTACCGGATTGAGGTCACGGGGCCGTGATTCGTTGGTTTGAGGACTGGCGAAGCTCCCTCTGCGGAACTCTGCGTTCTCTGCGGTTGTTTCGGAGTCACCGCAGAGGTCACTGAGATCCGCAGAGATGATGAAATGCCTTTCGAGCGGAGTTACGATTGGATTTGCCGCGGGTAATCAGGGAGAGAACCACCTGCGCTTTCCGTTGAATCCGCACTTCGAAACCGATTGAGCCAAACCACCATGAGCACGCCCAAAGATGACAGCTTGGATGAAACGCAGGCGATGAATGCCTTTGGCGTGGCGATGCATGCGGACAAGCCGAAGCAGTGGCAGCCGCCGAGGCCGGAGGAGCTGCAGGAGATGCTGCCGGGCTACAAGATCGACAAGCTGGTGGGTCGGGGCGGCATGGGGGCGGTGTATCGCGGGGTGCAGACGACGCTGGACCGCAAGGTGGCGATCAAAATCCTGCCACCAGGCCTCGGTGAGCATGATCCGGCTTTTGTGGAGCGCTTTCTGAATGAGGCGCGGCTCATGGCGAAGCTGGCGCATCCGAATGTGGTCACGATCTACGACTCGGGCGAGACGAAGGACGGCCAGCTTTATTATGTGATGGAGCTGATGGACGGCACGGATGTGTCGCGGATGATCGCCGAAAAAGGTCGCCTGTCCGTGGAGCAGGCGCGGGCGATCTGCCTGCGTGTGTGCGATGCGCTGGCAGCGGCGCATGAGCTGGGCATCGTTCATCGCGACATCAAACCGGCCAATGTACTCGTGGGCACGAAGAACGTGGTGAAGGTGGGTGATTTCGGTCTCGCTCGGTTGGAGGATGCGCACAGCGGCCTCACTCGCACGGGTTTCATGGTGGGCACGCTTGACTTCCTCGCGCCGGAGGCGATGACGCCGGGCGTGGAGGTGGATGGGCGTGCGGATCTGTATGCGGTGGGCGTGATGCTTTACCAGATGCTCACGGGTTCGCTGCCGCGTGGAGCGTTCAAACCGGCGTCGCAACTCGTGCCGGGACTCGACCGCCATTTCGACAGCGTGATCAGCCGAGCGATGCAGACAAAGCCGGACGACCGCTACGCCAGCGCGGCGCAGATGCGGCATGATTTGGAACAACTCAGCGTGGTGCTCAATTTCCGCGACACAGCGGACACGACGATGGCGGTGCCGGTCGGCAGGCTCACGGCGGAAAACATCGCACAGAGACCGGTGACGAAGATTTCGAGTGTTTCGCCGAAAAGCGGTGAGCAGGCCATTTCGCCGACTCAATCAGCCGCGAAGGCGAAAAAGAAGCGCTGGCTCAGCGAGGCAAAGACACGCTGGGCGGCCACGCTGCTCGCCATCGTGCTCAGCGCGGCGGCGGGTTATGTGGCGCTGCGTCGCGTGGGCCAGGGCGTGGTCACACTGAGCTATGATCTGCCGTTTCTGGTGCATCGGCCCGGTGGCGCAGGGGATGTGTGCATGGTCTATCTGGAGGAAAAAGTGGGTGATAACCTCGACCGCAAGGTGCAGCCCGCTTTGCTCGATAAACTAGCCGCCGCCGGCGCTCGTGCGGTGGTGTATGATGTCATCTTTGAGGCAAACTCGGCAGATCCGGCGCTGGACGCGGCCTTTGCGGAGTCGATGAAGAAATACCGCGCCGGTGGTGGTGTGGTGATGCTGGCCGCTGGCCGTGAGGTGACACAGCAGGCCGGTGTGGCGATGGAGCGGCTCATCATCCCGAATGACACGCTGCTGGATGCGGCGGACGATTACGGTCTCGTGGCGCTGGTGCATGATGATCGCTTCACGGTGCGCGAATTGATCGCCGGAACGCGTGATGAGGCCTCTTTGACCTGGAAAACGGCCCAAAAGCTCGGCGCACCGCTGGATGAGGCCAATCGGCTCGATGACCGCTGGATCAACTACACCGGCCCGCATGACGCGATCCCGTCCGTCTCGGCGAAAAACGTGCTCGATGGCGTGGATGAGGCCTTTTTCCGTGGGAAGATCGTCGTCATCGGCGGGAAGCCCGGCATCGTGAGTCCCAAGCTGGGCGAGGATTTGTTCAGCACGCCGTTTCATCGCCTGGATCGTCGTGGCAACGTGCCGCTGATGAGCGGCGTGGAGGTGCAGGCCAACATGCTCGTGAATCTCCTGCGCGGAAACTGGCTCGTGCGCAGTGGTGACCGCGCCGACCTGCTTTTCGTGCTTTTCATCGGCCTGGCGGCTGGATGGGCCTTTTCACGGTTGCGGCCCTTCACGGGCTTTTTGCTGGCCTTTGCTGCGGTGGTGCTGCTGAGCCTCGCGGGGGTGCTGGCCGTGCATTTTGCCAGCGTGTGGTTCCCGTGGAGCGTGGCCGCGCTGGTGCAGCTCCCCGTGGCGCTCGTGGCGGGCACCGGGGCGCACTTTACATCGAGCGGCACTTCCGGGTGAAGCTCGACGCGGAGCAGAAACGCCTGCGAGAGGCCTTCTCGAAGTATCTCTCCCCGCGCATGCTCGAACGGATCACGGACGAAGGCTTCGCGCTCGATCCCGGTGGCGATAAAACGATGGCCGCGATGATGTTCACGGACATCGAGAATTTCACCGACATCTGCCAGCGGGTGCGAGAGCCGATGCACATCGTGGAGCACCTCAACGGTTACTTTCAGCGCACCACCGACCGCGTCTTCAACCACGACGGCGGCGTGATCAAATTCATCGGCGATGCCATCTTTGCCGCCTGGGGCGTGCCTTTTGATGATGAGGACGCCGCCTTGAAATCCGTCCGCGCCGCGTGGGAGCTGCATGAAAACGCTGGGCTCAAAATCGGCGGCGAGCCGCTGCGCACCCGCGTGGGCCTGCACTATGGCGAAGTCGTCGCGGGAAACATCGGCAGCACGAAACACATCGACTACACGCTCATCGGCGACGCGGTGAACCTCGCCAGCCGAATCGAGGGCCTGAACAAAGCCCTCGGCACCAGCATCCTGCTCAGCGATGCCGTGCAGGAGCACATCCGCGGCGAGTTTTGCACCCGCCGCGTGGGCCAGTTCCGCGTCAAAGGCCGCGTGGACACCACCACCGTCTTTGAACTGCTCGGCCCCGCCAGCAGCACCGAGCTGCCCGAGTGGGCTCTGAGCTACGAAGCCGCCCTGAACGCCTTCGAAAGCGGCAACCGCCCCCGCGCCAAGGAACTCTTCGAACAGACCAATCGCCTCCGCCTCGATGCGCAAGGAGACGGCCCCTCGAAGTTCTTCCTGGAGCACATCGCCAAGAACGAAAGCAGCGTGGCGGGTGTGGTGGAGCTGAGGGAGAAGTAGCGGGATACAGCGTAGGGCGAAGAGTCAGAGGTCTGCCGACAGGGTGAGAGGGCTGGAGCAAGGAGCGGAGGGAGACTTTGGAGTGTTACGATACACCCCAGACCGGGTATATGTTAGCAATGCCCGCTTGGACGGGCCGTTCCCATGCCCTTTTCTCTTCCATCCACCTCCGCCCCCCCCCACAGGCCTGTCCCCAAAGAAAACATCGCCACGGGTGGTCGTTTGACTATGATTCACCTAGTTTTCGACCTCTTAGTCCGATAGGAGATAACCGCGAGAAGCTATTTATTACCTTATGAATCCAACGCTGCCTCATTTTGAAAAGCCGCTGCTCCATGGAGGCCGGAGCTGGTGTGGAATCATCTTCGGCGCTCTGTGGGTAATGGCAACTTGCGGACCAGCTACGGTTTCCGCCGCTCCTGGTGACCTAGACACGACCTTTAACGGTTCTGGAAAGGTCACGACATCTGTAGGTAGCGGCACGGACGACAAGGCCTTCAGTGTTGCTGTTCAAGCTGACGGGAAGATTCTTGTTGCCGGGTACTCTCACAATGGAACGAATAACGATTTCGGCTTGGTGCGTTACACAAGCTCGGGCGTTTTAGACTCCACCTTTGGCACTGGCGGGAAGGTGACGACATCTGTGGGTAGTGGTGCCACAGGTGGAGCTGGTTACGGAGTGGTTGTGCAAAATGACGGGAAGATTCTTGTCGCGGGCAATAGGTGGAACGGCAGCAATTACGACTTTGCGTTGGTCCGCTACACAAGTGCAGGAGTGTTGGATGGACAGGTCACCACCTCATTTGGAAGTAGCAGTGATGATGGCAGGAGCGTGGCGCTGCAAAACGATGGGAAGATCATTGTGGCTGGCTGGTCTTCTGTCTCAAACGGCTTCGCTCTCGTGCGTTACACTAGCGCCATGGCTTTGGATACGAGCTTCGGCACAGGCGGCTTGGTGTCCTTGGCCATTGGTGGAGGATCAGGTTTAAGCGTGAAGGTGCAGGGAGATGGGAATATCCTCGTGGCGGGTTATTCATCCAACGGGAGCAACGACGACTTTAAGTTGGTGCGATACACAGCCACAGGGACTCTGGACACTGGTTTCGGCACTGGCGGTATAGTGACCACCCCCATTGGTAGTGGCAATGACCAAGCCTTTAGCATGGCACTTCAGAACGATGGGAACATCGTCGTTGCAGGGTTTTATAGAAACGGCAGCAGCAATGACTTTGCGCTCGTGCGCTACACAAGCACAGGGGCGTTGGACACGAGTTTTGGTAGCGCTGGCATAGCCACCAACCCAATTGGTAGCGGGGACGACAATGGTCAAAGCGTGGCAATCCAAAACAATGGGAAAATCATTGTCGCAGGAAGCTCTTCTGGAGACTTTGCACTGGTGCGTTACACAAGTGCGGGGGCACTGGATGCGAGTTTTGGTAACAGCGGGAAGGTAACTACCCCCATCGGCAGTAGCGGCGATTATGGCACAAGCGTGGCGATCCAGAACGATGGGAATATTGTCGCTGCTGGCTATACCTACACTGGCACTAGGTATAGCTTTGCAGTTGTTCGGTATATCGGCGATTACCCTGAAATTGCCATTGAGCAGCCTGCAGCAACGAATCTGACCGATGGAGCATCAACGATTGATTACGGCTCTACCGCAATCGCCTCGGCTGGAGTCACCAAGACCTTCTCGATCCGTAATCTGGGGACTCTGGATCTCACCGGCCTCGCCGTGACCAAGAGCGGGACTAATGCGGCGGATTTCGTGATCAATACGACTGGCATGAGCACTTCGCTCGCCCCGGGTGCCAGCACAACTTTCAGCGTTACCTTCAACCCGTTGCAGGCTGGCGGAAAAAACGCATCCATCCAGATTGCCAGCAATGATGTGGACGAGAATCCCTTCGACATATCTCTCTCTGGCGCAGGCAATTTAGTGGCTTCGTTCAGCTCCAAGGCGACGGTGCCTGTGACCTCCAACGGCTTCACCGCTACGGGCAGTACGGTCAATCTGACGCTCAACTACGCCCCCACCACCGGGGACGAGCTGCTCGTGGTGAACAACACCAGCTTGGATCCCATCAATGGCACCTTCAGCAACCTCGCCAACGGCCAGACGGTGACGTTGAGCTACGGCGGGGTGAACTACGACTTCGTGGCCTACTACTACGGTGGGGAGGGCTACAACGACCTCGTGCTGCTGTGGAAAAACCGGCGACTCATGGCGTGGGGTTTCAACAGTTCAGGACAGTTGGGGGACAACAGTGTTTCCACACGCAATAGCCCTGTGCCGGTCAACAATGTTGGTGGGACATCTGCGCTAGCAGGGAAAGACATTGTGAGCATCGTCACAGGGGCGTTTCATAGTTTGGTCCTCTGCACCGATGGAACCGTTCTGGCCTGGGGTGATAATGGATTCGGTCAATTGGGGGACAATACTATCGTTTCACCTCGAAGTGTGCCCGTGGCGGTAAACTCGTCATCAGGAGTCTCAGCTCTTTTTGGCAAGCGTGTGGTGGCTCTGGCGGCAGGCTCTTACTTCAGTGCTGCTCTCTGCTCGGACGGCACGGTGGCGGCTTGGGGATCGAACAGTTGGGGGCAACTGGGGAATGGCACGAGCGGTAACACCACCCGGGTTCCGGGTGCCGTTAGCACGGAATTCGGTCAGTCGGCACTCTTTGGCAAAAGAGTCACTCAAATATCGCTCGGCGGTGAATACTGTCTGGCACTAGCAACAGACGGCACCTTGGTATCTTGGGGATACAATTCGCATGGCGGGCTTGGTGATGGCTCACAGACGCACCGTTTTCGCCCAGTCCTAGTTGCTACTGGTTCTGGCACCTCCGCGCTTTTTGGAAAAACTGTCCAATCAGTGGCAGCTGGTGAGTCACATAATTTGGCGCTCTGCACGGATGGAGTTCTGACTTCGTGGGGAAACTATGGAAACGGGAGGCTTGGCGATAACAGTGACAATATCTTCCGCACGTCTCCTGTTTTTGTGAACATAGATCAAGGCTTGTCAGCTCTATACAATAAGAGTGTCGCCACGATGGCTGGAGGATCATCCCATACGGTGGCGCTTTGCACCGATGGTGCCATGACGGCATGGGGGAGTAATTTAGCCACCCTTGTTGGTTCCACCAACAGCTTTGTTCCAGTGCTCGTGAATGCATCCACCAATGGCTCCGCTCTGATTGGAGTCACACCGATCAGCGTTTATGCGGGATACCGCCGCAGTCTTTCGCTCTGTTCGAATGGGGTTATTGTGGCGTGGGGCAATAACTCAAAAGGAGAGTTAGGTACGGGGGAACCAGGCGACCCCACGTTCACCGTCCCAGTGCTCGTCAGCATGAGCTCCATGACCTATGGGGAACGCTTTGTCGCTGCTGTTACCGGTGCTCGCAGCGAGCACAGTCTCGCCGTCGTGGCGACGCCGCCAGCGTTTCCAGAGATTGGCGTAGAAGCGACAGAAACTGGGGCTTTGGCGGATGCAGTTGGGGCCGTGGATTTCGGCACGACGCTGATCAATACTGCTGGGGCCACAAAGACCTTTACGATTCGGAACACAGGAGGAGCCGATCTGACGGGACTGAATGTCACGAAAAGCGGGGCCAATGCATCAGAGTATGTGTTGGGGAGCCTCGGGGCTACGACATTGGCTCCTGGTACGAGTACCACATTCACCGTCAGCTTCATGCCAACGACCGTCGGAGCGCATGTCGTCGCAGTCCAGATCACCAGCAATGACGGAGATGAAGCCCCATTTGACATCACGTTGAATGGCAATGCATCCGGGGCATTGACTGCCGATTTCACCTCTGGCAGCCAGATCGCCCTCACCACGAATGGCTTCACCGCCACCGGCAGTACGGTGACGCCCACGTTGGGCTATACGCCCGCGCTT harbors:
- a CDS encoding protein kinase encodes the protein MSTPKDDSLDETQAMNAFGVAMHADKPKQWQPPRPEELQEMLPGYKIDKLVGRGGMGAVYRGVQTTLDRKVAIKILPPGLGEHDPAFVERFLNEARLMAKLAHPNVVTIYDSGETKDGQLYYVMELMDGTDVSRMIAEKGRLSVEQARAICLRVCDALAAAHELGIVHRDIKPANVLVGTKNVVKVGDFGLARLEDAHSGLTRTGFMVGTLDFLAPEAMTPGVEVDGRADLYAVGVMLYQMLTGSLPRGAFKPASQLVPGLDRHFDSVISRAMQTKPDDRYASAAQMRHDLEQLSVVLNFRDTADTTMAVPVGRLTAENIAQRPVTKISSVSPKSGEQAISPTQSAAKAKKKRWLSEAKTRWAATLLAIVLSAAAGYVALRRVGQGVVTLSYDLPFLVHRPGGAGDVCMVYLEEKVGDNLDRKVQPALLDKLAAAGARAVVYDVIFEANSADPALDAAFAESMKKYRAGGGVVMLAAGREVTQQAGVAMERLIIPNDTLLDAADDYGLVALVHDDRFTVRELIAGTRDEASLTWKTAQKLGAPLDEANRLDDRWINYTGPHDAIPSVSAKNVLDGVDEAFFRGKIVVIGGKPGIVSPKLGEDLFSTPFHRLDRRGNVPLMSGVEVQANMLVNLLRGNWLVRSGDRADLLFVLFIGLAAGWAFSRLRPFTGFLLAFAAVVLLSLAGVLAVHFASVWFPWSVAALVQLPVALVAGTGAHFTSSGTSG
- a CDS encoding adenylate/guanylate cyclase domain-containing protein, with product MKLDAEQKRLREAFSKYLSPRMLERITDEGFALDPGGDKTMAAMMFTDIENFTDICQRVREPMHIVEHLNGYFQRTTDRVFNHDGGVIKFIGDAIFAAWGVPFDDEDAALKSVRAAWELHENAGLKIGGEPLRTRVGLHYGEVVAGNIGSTKHIDYTLIGDAVNLASRIEGLNKALGTSILLSDAVQEHIRGEFCTRRVGQFRVKGRVDTTTVFELLGPASSTELPEWALSYEAALNAFESGNRPRAKELFEQTNRLRLDAQGDGPSKFFLEHIAKNESSVAGVVELREK